AGCAGGCCGAACAGTAGCGTGGTGCGCGAGCGGCCCATCGGCGAAGGTCGGCTCAGGTTCCTTGACGCCATGACGCGAGATAGGATTCCTGCTGGGGCGTGAGCTCGTCGATCTGCACCCCCAGGGAGGCCAGCTTCAGCCGGGCGATCTCCCGGTCGATCTCACGTGGCACACTCCACACGCGGCGCTCCAGTGCGCGCCCGTGCTTGACGATGTGCTCGGCGGCCAGCGCCTGATTGGCGAAGCTCATGTCCATGACCGCCGCCGGATGTCCCTCGGCCGCGGCCAGGTTGATGAGCCGCCCCTCGCCCAGCACGTAGAGGCGGCGGCCGCCGTCGAGGCTGTACTCCTCCACGAATGGCCGGACCGTCCGCCGGGCCCGGGCCAGCCCGTTCAGGGCCTCCAGATCGATCTCGACGTTGAAGTGTCCCGAGTTCGCCAGCAGCGCGCCGTCCTTCATCCGGGCGAAATGGTCCGGCCCGATGACGGTCGTGTTGCCCGTGACGGTGATGAACAGATCTCCGAGCTCGGCGGCCCGGCGCATGGGCAGCACGACGAAGCCGTCCATCGCCGCCTCCAGGGCACGCAGCGGCTCCACCTCGGTCACCACGACGTGCGCGCCCATGCCCTTGGCCCGCGCCGCCACGCCGCGACCGCACATCCCGTACCCGGCCACCACCACCGTCCGGCCGGCCAGCAGCATGTTGGTGGCCCGGAGGATCCCGTCGATGGTGGACTGGCCGGTGCCGTAGCGGTTGTCGAACAGGTGCTTGGTATCGGCGTCGTTCACGGCGATGACGGGGAAGGCCAGCACGCCTTCCCGCTCCATGGAGCGCAGGCGGATGACGCCGGTGGTCGTCTCCTCGGTGCCCCCGATGACCTCCCCGATCAGATCCTTGCGGGCACCGTGCAGCTGGGAGATGAGATCGGCGCCGTCGTCCATGGTGACCTGGGGCCGGGTCGCCAGCACGGCCTCGATGTGCCGGTAGTAGGTGGCGTGGTCCTCACCCCTGCGGGCGAACACGGGGATGTCGTACTCCCGCACGAGCGCGGCGGCGGCGTCGTCCTGCGTCGACAGCGGATTGGAGGCGCAGAGCGCCACCTGCGCGCCGCCCGCTTTGAGCGTCAACATGAGGACGGCGGTCTCGGTGGTCACATGCAGGCAGGCGCCCAGGCGGGTGCCCTTCAGCGGCTGGTCTTTGGCGAAGCGTTCCCGCACCTGCCGCAGCACCGGCATCGATTGCTCGGCCCACTCGATCCGGAGACGGCCGGCGGCGGCCAGCGCGAGATCCTGCACGTCGTGCTCAACCATCCGACTGGTGTCCTTTCCTTTGAATGCGCCGCGC
This DNA window, taken from Candidatus Methylomirabilota bacterium, encodes the following:
- the ahcY gene encoding adenosylhomocysteinase, with product MVEHDVQDLALAAAGRLRIEWAEQSMPVLRQVRERFAKDQPLKGTRLGACLHVTTETAVLMLTLKAGGAQVALCASNPLSTQDDAAAALVREYDIPVFARRGEDHATYYRHIEAVLATRPQVTMDDGADLISQLHGARKDLIGEVIGGTEETTTGVIRLRSMEREGVLAFPVIAVNDADTKHLFDNRYGTGQSTIDGILRATNMLLAGRTVVVAGYGMCGRGVAARAKGMGAHVVVTEVEPLRALEAAMDGFVVLPMRRAAELGDLFITVTGNTTVIGPDHFARMKDGALLANSGHFNVEIDLEALNGLARARRTVRPFVEEYSLDGGRRLYVLGEGRLINLAAAEGHPAAVMDMSFANQALAAEHIVKHGRALERRVWSVPREIDREIARLKLASLGVQIDELTPQQESYLASWRQGT